Below is a window of Paramagnetospirillum magneticum AMB-1 DNA.
GCCAAGCGTCAGCGTCAATTATCTCTCGTGCCTTCATGCCACTATTTATGCAGCGTGATCACCGATCTTTCCAAAATTCTGACCTGGTTGTCGCCGCAATCCGCCCCGATCTGTCCCGCCAACATACAGCAAGTATGTTCGTCGCCCGTTTTCAAATCAGCTTGTCCGCCGCCAGCGTCGTGCTTACATGCCCATAATGCTGTTCAATCATCAGCACGCTCGTTCCCATGTTCCGCGCCAGCAAGTAAACGTCCGTCCCACCGTACAGCAGCCTAAACGTCGCGTAGGTGTGTCTCAGGCTATAAAGCGTTCTCGCGTTGCCGTGCCTGTCCGTGTCCAAGTTGGCCGCCGCCATCAAATTTTTGAACCCCACCTCAAACGTGTGTATGTCCTTGCCGTTGCTATTCGTAAATAGCCCGTTTCCCTTTGCCCGCGCCTCGTCCAAGTCCTTCCAACCATAATGCGCCAGCAGCTTCTTCAACGTGTTCTTCGCCGCCCGTGTCCCAATCACCGCCCGCTTGCCCGTCTTGCCATCCACCCAAAGCCGCAGCGTCTCCGTCTGCTTGCCGTTGCCCGTGTGTATCAGTTCAACGTCCCGCCAAGTCAGTCCACGCGCCTCGCCAACCCGCATTCCCGTCCCAACCAGCAGCCGCACGTAAAGTTCCAAAAGTTGCCTGTCCCGTTTCACACGTGGATGCTCCGCAGATCGCGTGCGCTGCCGCGCCGTCCATATCAGCAGCCTGTATTCCTTCACGTCAAAAGCGCCGCGCCTATTTGTCTTTGCCCGCTTCGCCTTCATAAACGCCAACTGCTTCAAGCTGCCCTGTTCCAGCCCGTGCTTCAAAATCTGCCGCAACATGCTCTGTTCCATCACCAGCGTTTTCGCCGATGGTGTTGTCGCCGCTGTTGCTACCTTCCTGTCCGCACCGTAGCCCTTCGTCCAATAGTCCAGCCGCCAGTCGTCGTAATCGTTAAAGTCCGCCGTCGTTATGCTGTTGATCGGTTTTTTGCCGAAAAATGGGAGCAAGTAGCGTTTTAACGTGCCCTGAACCAGCACCAACCGTCCCTTACTCAAGCGTCCTTCCTGCGTCTCCCGCTGTGCCTTGCGCACGTAATCGTCAGCAAGTTGTTTGAATGTTTGATCTTTTAAGGGGTGATTGTTGCGTTGCTTGTACCGCAGCTCCTCGTACAGCTCCTCCGCCGTCCGTTTCGCCTCCGCCAAGTCCGTCGTTTTCGTGCTGCGCCGCACCAGCGTGCGTTCCGTGCCCAGCCTAAACCGCGCCTGCCAAATGCCGTGTTTGTCGCTCGCCAGCGTGTACAGCACAATCCGACCGCCACGCAGTTCAATTTCACGCTGTCCAACGTCCATAGCTGCACCTTCAAAAGTGCCTGTTAGCTACGTGTTAGTATAGCGTCTTGTAATCTAAAGAATGACCTATATATCTTTGGAATTAATCGCAGCAATCTGCCTACGCTCTTCGTAGTCAGTCTTTAGCTGTATAAGTTCCGCTTCAAAATCGTCAAGTGTCGTTTCTTTGTGCAAGTATATGTCAGCTTTTTTTGCGTGGCATAAAAACAAGTCGCGTGGGCAATCTGTCTTGCACTGCAAGCTTGTCAAAATCGCCACGTATGTGTCCGCAATTTCACCCGTGTTGCGTATAATCTCAAGCGTTTCACAACCTGAAATGACCGGCATATTTACGTCCAGTATTACAATGTGATACGCGCGATCTGTCAGCGCAGCTTGTTTCAGCTTATCAATACCCGTATAGCCGTCCGTCACGTGCTCAATGCTACAGCCAATCCTGTCCGCCTGTAGCGTCAGCTTCGTCAACGTCGCTTCCGCAACGCTGTCGTCAATAATCAGTATCCTCGCATTCTGCGCGTGTTGCGTCATCTCGCCCGCCCAACAAAAAAGCTGCCCAACACCATGTGCCAGACAGCTTCTTCATCACGTCCCAAACCCTGCGTTACCGCAGAATTTGGTAATGCGTGTTAGCGCGAATAGAATTCGACGACCAGGTTCGGTTCCATCTGAACGGCGTAGGGGACATCGCCCAGCTTGGGAATGCGGACGAACTTGCCCTTCATTTCCTTGTGGTCGACTTCCATGTAGTCGGGAACGTCGCGCTCGCCCGACTGGGCGGCCTCGAGGATCAGGGCCATGTCCTTGGACTTGGTCTTCACCGAGATCACGTCGCCTTCGTTGACGCGATAGGACGGAATGTTGACGCGCTTGCCGTTCACCAGGATGTGGCAGTGGTTAACCAGCTGGCGGGCGGCGAAGGGGGTGGGAGCGAACTTCAGGCGATAGACCACCGCGTCCAGGCGGCACTCCAGCAGGCCGATCAGGTTCTCGGAGGTGTCGCCACGACGGCGCACGGCCTCGTCATACAGACGGCGGAACTGCTTCTCGCTGATGTTGCCGTAGTAGCCCTTGAGCTTCTGCTTGGCCATCAGCTGGGTGCCGAAATCGGACGGCTTCTTGCGGCGCTGGCCGTGCTGGCCGGGAGGGTTCTCCTTGCCGCGGTTCAGCGGGGACTTGGAGCGGCCCCAGAGGTTGGCGCCCAGGCGGCGGTTGATCTTGTACTTGGCTTCAATACGCTTGCTCATGGTCTTCCTTCTGGCTGAATTGATCAGCCTATTCGGTTTGTCCCGATAGTCCTGATCCGCCCTGGCGGGCGGGGAGGGGTGGGCGCGCCAAACGGCCGGCCACCCGCTTTCTCGGGAGGAGAAGGGGCGAAATATACGGATCAGGCCGGCTGTGTCAACAGATTCAAGCCTTCCCCTCTCCCTTCTGGTGGCGATAGGTCACCAGTTCGTGGACGATGCCGTGCAGGGTCTGGATTTCCTGGCCGGTGAGGTTGGCGCGCTGGAACATGTTGCGGATGTTTCTGACCATCACCGGGCGCTTGTCGGGGACGCGGAGGAAGCCGCAGGCATCCAGTTCGCGCTCCAGATGCTCGAAGAAGAAAATCAGCTTCTCCTTGGTGGCCGGGCCTTCTGCTCCCTTGGTCATGGGCGGCAGGGTCTCGGCGGCTTCGCACTGGTGCCATTCGTAGGAGACCAGCAGCACCGCCTGGGCCAGGTTCAGCGAGCAGTATTCGGGATTGAGCGGCACGGTCAGCACGGTGTCGGCCACCGCCACGTCGTCGTTCTCCAGCCCGGTGCGCTCGGGGCCGAACAGCACGCCGAAGGTCTGGCCCTCGGCATGGGCGGCGCGCATATGGGCGGCGGCCTCGCGGGGGGTATCCACCGGCTTGGTCATGTAGCGGTCGCGGCCCGTGGTGGCCCAGACCCGGTTGAGGTCGGCCACGGCGTCCTTGGTCTGCTCGAAGACCTTGGCCGACAGCAGGAGGCGATCGGCGCCCGAGGCGGCGGCGATGGCCTTTTCGCTCAGCCAGCCTTCCCGCGGCGCCACGATGCGCATGTCGGTCAGGCCGCAATTGAGCATGGCCCGGGCCGCGGTCCCGATATTCTCGGACAGTTGCGGCCGGACCAGGATGATGGCGGGACCTGGGCGGGATGTGGCGGAGACTGTCATGATGACTGCGAACCCTTTATGTGAACCGTTCGCGGGCATCCAGCCGCCATTGAGGCGGCGGCCAAGCGAGCGGATGCGAGCGCCCGGCGAGGGCGCATACGGCGAGCCCGAAGGCTCGCCGGTCCTATTCGTCTTTGAACCGAAACAGCATGAAAGTGATGGAATCCTGCAGGGCTTCCAGCGAGGCTTCCAGCACGTTGGTGTGCACGCCCACCGTGGTCCAGCGATGACCCTTGTCGTCCTCGCTTTCGATGGTGACGCGGGTCTTGGCGGCGGTGCCCACGGTGCTTTCGGTGATGCGCACCCGGTAGTCCTTGAGCTCCAGCGCGGTCAGGGCCGGATAGACCCGGGTCAGAACCTTGCGCAGCGCCACGTCGAAGGCGTGGACCGGGCCGGTGCCTTCGCCCACTTCCATGTATTCGGTGCCGCCGACCTCGACCTTGACGGTGGCTTCCGACAGGGTGATCCACTCGCCATGGGCATTGCGGCGACGCTCGTCGATGACGCGGTAACGCTCCAGGGCGAAGTATTCCGGCACCTCGCCCAGCGCCCGGCGCACCAGCAGTTCGAAGCTGGCGGCGGCCTGGTCGTAGGCGTAGCCCTCATGCTCCAGGCGCTTGACCAGATCCACCAGGTCGGTGGCCTCGCGGGCGTCGAAGGTGACCTGCATCTGGTCGACCACCCGCACCAGGCTTTCGCGCTTGACCGAGTCCAGGTCGATGCCGATCTCGGTCAGGCGCGCCACCAGATTGGAGCGCCCGGCCTGATCGGACATGACGATGTGGCGCATGTTGCCCACCGAGGCCGGGTCCACGTGCTCGTAGCACTTGGGGTCCTTGGCCACGGCCGAGACATGCAGGCCGCCCTTGTGGGCGAAGGCCGACTTGCCCACATAGGGCTGGCCGCGATTGGGGGTGCGGTCCAGCACTTCGTCCAGGGCCCGCGATACCGAGACCAGATTCTTCAGGTCTTCCGGGGCGATGCCGGTATCAAAGCCCATCTTCAGCATCAGGGCTGGGATGATGGAGATCAGGTTGGCGTTGCCGCAGCGCTCTCCCAGCCCGTTCAGGGTGCCCTGAATCTGGCGCACGCCGGCTTCGACGGCCGCCAGGGAATTGGCCACGGCCGTGTCTGAATCGTTGTGACAGTGCACGCCCAGGTGAGAGCCGGGGATGCCGCCTTTGATCACTTCGCCGACGATGCGGCGCATCTCGTGGGGCAGAGTGCCGCCATTGGTGTCGCACAGCACCACCCAGCGGGCGCCCGCGTCATAAGCGGCCTTGGCCGCCGCCAGGGCATAGGCCGGATTGGCCTTGTAGCCGTCGAAGAAATGTTCGGCGTCGAACATCACTTCCTCGACCTTGGTCCGGGCATGCTGCACCGAATCGGCGACCATGCGCAGGTTCTCGTCCAGTTCGATGCCGAGCGCCACGGTGACCTGGAAGTCCCAGCTCTTGCCCACCATGGTGGCGACGCGGGCCGGGGTGACCAGCAGGGCGTTCAGCCCGGGATCGTTGTCGGCCGAGCGGCCGGCGCGCCGCGTCATGCCGAAGGCGGTCAGGCGCGAGCGCTTGAAGGCCGGCGGATCGGCGAAGAAGGCGTCGTCGGTGGGATTGGCACCGGGCCAGCCACCCTCGACGTAATCGATGCCGATTCGGTCAAGCTCGCGCGCGATCCGCACCTTGTCGGCGGCGGAAAAGTCCACTCCCTGGGTCTGCGCACCATCGCGCAGGGTGGTGTCGTAGAGATAAACGCGCTCGGCCATGACGATCTCGATCCGCCCGGAAAACGTTGGGAAAGAGGGGAAAGATGCCCCATCCGGGGGGTATTGGGCAAGGCCTTAGCTCATTTGGCGGTCAATGGCTGTGTGAGCAATATCACGGTAATTGCCACCCAGTCTGTGATTAGTGTGACGGGTCAAGAACAGTTTTCGTGGGCCAATGATATGAGAAGGCTCTTCATAATTCGTGCAGTGATCGCGACCTTCTGTGTGAATGTCTTCACATTCGGCTTTTTCATGATGGATGCACTGGGAAAGAACTATCGCAGCCCTGAACAGGTTGGCGTGGCGTCCTCGCGCGGCTTGCCGGACCTTGAAAATGCCAGCCGTGACAGCGGTAGCATTGCCTTTGCCGAATATTCCGCCGCCCATCCCAGCCTGCCCAAGGGCTCCCTGGTCGAGGTCTGGCGGCCGGAAGACCGCCGCTCCGTGGTGGTTCGAATTGATGACAAGGGACCCGGAGACGGGCGAATCTTGGCTCTGTCCGACCCAGCCGCACGGCGCCTCGGGTTGGTTGGAGAGACGACAGCCGTCGTGGCCCTGCGGGTGGTCGGCCGTGAAAATAAGTAAAAACGCGTATGTTGATATTTATTTGTATTTACAAATTGTTCGCAACTGTGTAGCAATTCACAGTTCGTTAGGAACGCTCCGGGCAGAATGCTCCGCAATTGATGCAGGCAAGATGCAGGACTGAAACGATGAAGGCACTCAAGATCGCGGCTTTGGCCGCCGTGCTTGCGGCAGCCACGTCACTTCCGGCTTCGGCTGAAATGGCCCACACTGCGGCCCTGGGACACGAGAGCTACGGCGTCGCCTCGTGGTATGGGCCGGGTTTCAAGGGCAACCGCACCGCCAGCGGCGAGAAGTTCGACCCCAAGGCCCTGACGGCCGCCCATACCACTCTGCCTTTCGGCACCTTGGTCGAGGTATCTCGGCCAGGCAAGAAGAAGTCGGTGATCGTCGTGGTCACCGATCGCGGCCCCTATGCGGCGGGGCGTGCCATCGACCTGTCCCGGGCCGCCGCCCGGCGGCTGCACATGAGCTATCTCGGTGCCGTGCCGGTCAGGATGCAGGTGGTGGGGATGACGGAGTAACGGAACGCCGGGGCCGCATTGGCCCCGGACGTCCGCCTCGGTCTCAGCGATCGCCCGATCTTAGCGATGGCCCGGTCTTAACGATGGGAGGCCTTGGTTACCGTTCCGGTGACCGGGTCCACCTGGAAGCGGGCCGGGGCGTCG
It encodes the following:
- a CDS encoding tyrosine-type recombinase/integrase: MDVGQREIELRGGRIVLYTLASDKHGIWQARFRLGTERTLVRRSTKTTDLAEAKRTAEELYEELRYKQRNNHPLKDQTFKQLADDYVRKAQRETQEGRLSKGRLVLVQGTLKRYLLPFFGKKPINSITTADFNDYDDWRLDYWTKGYGADRKVATAATTPSAKTLVMEQSMLRQILKHGLEQGSLKQLAFMKAKRAKTNRRGAFDVKEYRLLIWTARQRTRSAEHPRVKRDRQLLELYVRLLVGTGMRVGEARGLTWRDVELIHTGNGKQTETLRLWVDGKTGKRAVIGTRAAKNTLKKLLAHYGWKDLDEARAKGNGLFTNSNGKDIHTFEVGFKNLMAAANLDTDRHGNARTLYSLRHTYATFRLLYGGTDVYLLARNMGTSVLMIEQHYGHVSTTLAADKLI
- a CDS encoding response regulator codes for the protein MTQHAQNARILIIDDSVAEATLTKLTLQADRIGCSIEHVTDGYTGIDKLKQAALTDRAYHIVILDVNMPVISGCETLEIIRNTGEIADTYVAILTSLQCKTDCPRDLFLCHAKKADIYLHKETTLDDFEAELIQLKTDYEERRQIAAINSKDI
- the rpsD gene encoding 30S ribosomal protein S4, which gives rise to MSKRIEAKYKINRRLGANLWGRSKSPLNRGKENPPGQHGQRRKKPSDFGTQLMAKQKLKGYYGNISEKQFRRLYDEAVRRRGDTSENLIGLLECRLDAVVYRLKFAPTPFAARQLVNHCHILVNGKRVNIPSYRVNEGDVISVKTKSKDMALILEAAQSGERDVPDYMEVDHKEMKGKFVRIPKLGDVPYAVQMEPNLVVEFYSR
- a CDS encoding RNA methyltransferase, whose protein sequence is MTVSATSRPGPAIILVRPQLSENIGTAARAMLNCGLTDMRIVAPREGWLSEKAIAAASGADRLLLSAKVFEQTKDAVADLNRVWATTGRDRYMTKPVDTPREAAAHMRAAHAEGQTFGVLFGPERTGLENDDVAVADTVLTVPLNPEYCSLNLAQAVLLVSYEWHQCEAAETLPPMTKGAEGPATKEKLIFFFEHLERELDACGFLRVPDKRPVMVRNIRNMFQRANLTGQEIQTLHGIVHELVTYRHQKGEGKA
- the cimA gene encoding citramalate synthase; protein product: MAERVYLYDTTLRDGAQTQGVDFSAADKVRIARELDRIGIDYVEGGWPGANPTDDAFFADPPAFKRSRLTAFGMTRRAGRSADNDPGLNALLVTPARVATMVGKSWDFQVTVALGIELDENLRMVADSVQHARTKVEEVMFDAEHFFDGYKANPAYALAAAKAAYDAGARWVVLCDTNGGTLPHEMRRIVGEVIKGGIPGSHLGVHCHNDSDTAVANSLAAVEAGVRQIQGTLNGLGERCGNANLISIIPALMLKMGFDTGIAPEDLKNLVSVSRALDEVLDRTPNRGQPYVGKSAFAHKGGLHVSAVAKDPKCYEHVDPASVGNMRHIVMSDQAGRSNLVARLTEIGIDLDSVKRESLVRVVDQMQVTFDAREATDLVDLVKRLEHEGYAYDQAAASFELLVRRALGEVPEYFALERYRVIDERRRNAHGEWITLSEATVKVEVGGTEYMEVGEGTGPVHAFDVALRKVLTRVYPALTALELKDYRVRITESTVGTAAKTRVTIESEDDKGHRWTTVGVHTNVLEASLEALQDSITFMLFRFKDE
- a CDS encoding septal ring lytic transglycosylase RlpA family protein, with amino-acid sequence MSNITVIATQSVISVTGQEQFSWANDMRRLFIIRAVIATFCVNVFTFGFFMMDALGKNYRSPEQVGVASSRGLPDLENASRDSGSIAFAEYSAAHPSLPKGSLVEVWRPEDRRSVVVRIDDKGPGDGRILALSDPAARRLGLVGETTAVVALRVVGRENK
- a CDS encoding septal ring lytic transglycosylase RlpA family protein, whose amino-acid sequence is MKALKIAALAAVLAAATSLPASAEMAHTAALGHESYGVASWYGPGFKGNRTASGEKFDPKALTAAHTTLPFGTLVEVSRPGKKKSVIVVVTDRGPYAAGRAIDLSRAAARRLHMSYLGAVPVRMQVVGMTE